In Intestinibacillus sp. Marseille-P6563, a single genomic region encodes these proteins:
- the sigK gene encoding RNA polymerase sporulation sigma factor SigK, whose protein sequence is MLFTGASALLMSAIYLILRVQGAGGCFPRPLTAEEEQDAVQRMLEGDEQARSLLIEHNLRLVAHIVKKYYADPADQDDLISIGTIGLIKAVNTYRPDKNVKLATYAARCIENEILMHFRAGRRTASEISLSETLDSDGDGNSLALMDVISCEDEQLHRVELSDRYQQMYAYMDTCLDDRERQILQLRYGLGGNEPLTQREIAAKHGISRSYVSRIEKKALHKLSEAFGGKQPW, encoded by the coding sequence ATGTTATTCACGGGTGCCTCTGCGCTGCTGATGAGTGCGATTTATTTGATTTTACGGGTACAGGGCGCGGGCGGTTGTTTTCCCCGTCCCTTGACGGCCGAAGAAGAACAGGATGCTGTCCAGCGCATGCTGGAAGGGGATGAACAGGCCCGTTCCCTACTCATTGAGCACAACCTGCGTTTGGTAGCTCATATCGTGAAAAAATATTATGCCGATCCGGCCGATCAGGATGACCTCATTTCCATCGGTACGATTGGTCTGATCAAAGCCGTTAATACATACCGCCCCGACAAAAATGTGAAACTTGCGACCTATGCAGCGCGCTGCATTGAAAATGAGATCTTAATGCACTTTCGCGCCGGGCGGCGGACCGCGAGTGAAATTTCGCTGTCCGAAACACTGGACAGCGATGGCGACGGTAATTCCCTGGCGCTGATGGATGTCATCAGTTGTGAAGATGAGCAGCTGCACCGGGTCGAACTGAGCGACCGGTATCAGCAAATGTATGCGTACATGGACACCTGCTTGGATGACCGCGAGCGCCAAATCTTGCAACTCCGCTATGGCCTGGGCGGAAACGAGCCGCTGACGCAACGGGAGATCGCCGCCAAACATGGCATTTCACGGTCCTATGTATCCCGCATTGAAAAGAAAGCGCTGCACAAACTGTCCGAAGCCTTTGGCGGCAAGCAGCCCTGGTAA
- a CDS encoding M16 family metallopeptidase — translation MKITLSNGVRIVTEPVDSVRSASVGIWVGNGSRHEPAALNGISHFIEHMIFKGTEKRSAQHIAIAMDALGGQFNAFTTKECTCYYMKVLDTHIKTGISILADMFLNSRFDANDIELERGVVLEEIDMYEDTPEDVATEKLFESCFADSSLGRPILGTEETLSTFTTETLHEYMQNFYRPADTVIAISGSFDQSDLDYICSLFEPMHGQGQNSLTPAIYRPQTIVRPKEIEQNHICIGFPGLPVHAEQRYVLQILCAIVGGGMSSRLFQTVREQNGLCYAIYSFCASHHDTGMLSIYTALGKNTEEKAIGLICKVLHEFCAQGPVGDELNRCREQLKANVLMGLENTSARMHQLGRGELYFGRAIGADELIASYDAVTADQVLALAQQLFDFSQISLCAVGQTESPAYYAGLLQ, via the coding sequence ATGAAAATTACACTTTCCAACGGTGTCCGCATTGTAACCGAGCCGGTCGATTCGGTACGGTCTGCATCGGTCGGTATCTGGGTCGGCAATGGCAGCCGTCACGAACCGGCTGCGCTCAATGGCATTTCCCATTTTATCGAGCATATGATCTTTAAGGGCACTGAAAAACGTTCCGCCCAGCATATCGCCATTGCGATGGATGCCTTAGGCGGTCAGTTCAATGCATTCACGACCAAGGAATGCACCTGTTACTATATGAAAGTCCTGGATACGCATATCAAAACCGGTATTTCCATTTTAGCCGACATGTTTTTAAACTCCCGGTTCGATGCCAATGATATTGAACTGGAACGCGGTGTTGTTTTGGAAGAAATCGATATGTATGAGGATACCCCCGAAGATGTCGCCACCGAGAAGCTGTTTGAAAGCTGCTTTGCAGACAGTTCGCTTGGCCGCCCGATTCTGGGGACCGAAGAAACCCTTTCCACATTCACCACCGAAACCCTGCATGAATATATGCAGAATTTCTATCGCCCGGCGGATACCGTGATTGCGATCTCCGGCAGCTTTGACCAATCCGATCTGGATTACATTTGTTCGCTGTTTGAACCCATGCACGGGCAAGGCCAAAACAGTCTTACCCCGGCCATCTACCGGCCGCAGACCATTGTCCGCCCCAAAGAGATCGAACAAAATCACATTTGCATCGGTTTCCCCGGCCTGCCGGTCCATGCGGAGCAGCGCTATGTCCTGCAAATCCTTTGCGCCATTGTGGGCGGCGGCATGTCTTCCCGCCTGTTCCAAACGGTTCGTGAACAGAATGGTCTTTGTTATGCCATTTATTCTTTTTGTGCCAGCCATCACGACACGGGCATGCTGTCCATTTATACTGCGCTTGGCAAAAACACCGAAGAAAAGGCCATTGGTCTCATCTGCAAGGTGCTGCATGAATTCTGTGCCCAAGGCCCGGTCGGAGATGAACTGAACCGCTGCCGGGAACAGCTGAAAGCCAATGTACTGATGGGCCTGGAGAACACCAGCGCCCGGATGCATCAGCTGGGGCGCGGGGAATTGTATTTTGGCCGCGCCATTGGAGCCGATGAATTGATTGCCAGCTATGATGCCGTGACTGCCGACCAGGTCTTGGCTTTGGCACAGCAGTTATTTGATTTTTCGCAGATCTCTCTTTGCGCGGTTGGACAGACCGAATCCCCCGCTTATTATGCTGGTTTGCTGCAATAA
- a CDS encoding gamma-glutamyl-gamma-aminobutyrate hydrolase family protein → MKKPVILVSTGRSDHPMSTRRTVSELYGDALHQAGLLAAAMLGGDAGQLASQFDGLLLSGGGDLSPLLFAQEPDPRADKPDRRRDQEELGLCAAFCAQRKPILGICRGIQVLNVYFGGDLIQHMDGHDGTCHSVQIMPDSALSHLCGETCMVNSYHHQAIGRLGAGLRTTARAADGTIEAVEHDTLPILGVQWHPERMVRGLCMDTDADHTALFAWLQSQVKKEGP, encoded by the coding sequence GTGAAAAAACCTGTTATACTGGTAAGTACCGGACGAAGTGACCATCCGATGTCCACACGGCGCACGGTATCCGAGCTGTACGGCGACGCCCTGCATCAGGCCGGACTGCTCGCCGCCGCCATGCTTGGCGGCGATGCCGGGCAGCTGGCGTCGCAGTTCGACGGCCTGCTGCTTTCGGGCGGCGGCGATTTGTCCCCGCTCCTATTTGCCCAGGAGCCCGACCCGCGCGCCGACAAACCCGACCGCAGACGCGACCAGGAGGAGCTTGGCCTGTGTGCGGCCTTTTGTGCACAGCGCAAACCCATTTTGGGCATCTGCCGGGGCATCCAAGTGTTAAACGTCTACTTTGGCGGCGACCTCATCCAGCACATGGACGGCCACGACGGCACGTGCCATTCCGTTCAAATCATGCCGGACAGCGCCCTTTCCCATCTGTGCGGAGAAACCTGCATGGTGAACAGCTACCACCATCAGGCCATCGGCCGCTTAGGGGCCGGCCTGCGCACCACGGCACGTGCAGCCGATGGAACCATCGAAGCCGTCGAACACGATACTCTGCCCATTCTGGGTGTTCAATGGCATCCCGAACGCATGGTGCGCGGCCTGTGTATGGACACTGACGCCGACCACACCGCTCTGTTTGCCTGGCTGCAATCTCAAGTGAAAAAGGAAGGACCATGA
- a CDS encoding pyridoxal phosphate-dependent aminotransferase, whose translation MLNQTVLALGKKRSTIREIFEYGNRRAAEVGRENIFDFSLGNPNVPAPDAVRQAILDIAGQDPVAVHGYTSAQGAPACRKAIADNLNVRFGTHYTADQLYLTVGAAASISICFKALTETPDDEFIVFAPFFPEYTVFIEQGAGAKCVIVPPQPKDFQIDFAALEERLNEHTKAVVINSPNNPCGVVYSDETIARLAGLLNSKSAEYGRPIYLISDEPYREIVYDGRPAPFIARAYPHTLVCYSYSKSLSLPGERIGYVLVPDVPGFDDLYAAICGAGRVLGYVCAPSLFQQVAARCAGETADLSVYAENRKLLFEGLIAMGYSCVKPDGAFYLFPRTLEPDDRAFCERAKKYDLLLVPGTDFGAPGHMRISYCVQTDTIRRALPLFEKLAAEYK comes from the coding sequence ATGCTCAACCAGACCGTGCTCGCGCTGGGCAAGAAACGCTCGACCATCCGCGAGATTTTTGAATATGGCAACCGCCGTGCCGCCGAAGTCGGCCGGGAAAATATTTTTGATTTTTCGCTCGGCAACCCCAATGTGCCCGCGCCCGACGCGGTCCGGCAGGCGATTTTGGACATCGCCGGACAAGACCCGGTCGCCGTGCATGGCTACACCTCGGCGCAGGGCGCACCCGCCTGCCGAAAGGCCATTGCCGACAACTTGAACGTCCGCTTTGGTACCCACTACACGGCCGACCAGCTTTATCTGACCGTGGGTGCGGCCGCATCCATCTCGATCTGCTTCAAGGCGCTGACCGAAACGCCCGACGATGAATTCATCGTCTTTGCGCCCTTTTTCCCCGAATACACGGTGTTTATCGAGCAGGGGGCCGGGGCAAAGTGCGTGATCGTGCCGCCGCAGCCCAAGGACTTCCAGATCGACTTCGCCGCCCTGGAAGAACGCCTGAACGAACACACCAAGGCCGTGGTTATCAACTCCCCGAACAACCCCTGCGGTGTGGTTTATTCGGATGAGACCATCGCCCGGCTGGCCGGCCTGCTCAACAGCAAATCGGCCGAATATGGCCGCCCGATCTATTTGATTTCGGACGAGCCGTACCGTGAGATCGTGTACGATGGCCGCCCGGCACCCTTCATCGCCCGTGCGTATCCGCATACGCTGGTGTGCTATTCGTACTCCAAGTCGCTGTCGCTGCCCGGCGAGCGCATCGGCTATGTACTCGTGCCCGATGTGCCCGGTTTTGATGATCTGTATGCTGCTATCTGCGGTGCCGGACGGGTGCTGGGCTATGTCTGTGCGCCCAGCCTGTTCCAACAGGTGGCCGCCCGCTGCGCTGGGGAAACCGCCGATCTGTCGGTCTATGCCGAAAACCGCAAGCTTTTGTTCGAGGGTCTGATCGCGATGGGCTACTCGTGCGTCAAGCCGGACGGAGCGTTTTATCTGTTCCCACGCACACTCGAGCCGGACGACCGCGCATTCTGCGAGCGGGCTAAGAAATACGACCTGCTTCTGGTGCCGGGCACCGATTTCGGCGCTCCCGGACATATGCGCATTTCCTACTGTGTGCAGACCGACACCATTCGCCGGGCGCTGCCGCTGTTTGAAAAGCTGGCCGCCGAATACAAGTAA
- the scfA gene encoding six-cysteine ranthipeptide SCIFF, translated as MKHIKTLTSATLKQTAMHGGCGECQTSCQSACKTSCTVANQKCEHNK; from the coding sequence ATGAAACACATTAAGACTTTGACTTCCGCAACTCTGAAGCAGACTGCTATGCACGGCGGCTGCGGCGAATGCCAGACTTCTTGCCAGTCGGCTTGCAAGACCTCCTGCACGGTTGCAAACCAGAAGTGCGAGCACAACAAGTAA
- a CDS encoding BlaI/MecI/CopY family transcriptional regulator has product MQGPCGKITESELEVMRLLWQAGQPLPLSDIRARLEPATGWESSTIKTLLRRLCEKGAVEARKDKVFYYTPRVSEQEYERYTAESLVDRVFGGSAKNLMASLARGGKLTERDVAELLEMLERGEFDG; this is encoded by the coding sequence ATGCAGGGACCCTGTGGGAAGATTACCGAATCCGAACTGGAGGTCATGCGCCTGCTGTGGCAGGCCGGGCAACCGCTGCCGCTGAGCGACATCCGGGCGCGGCTGGAGCCTGCGACTGGATGGGAAAGCTCGACCATCAAAACGCTGCTGCGCCGGCTGTGCGAAAAAGGCGCGGTCGAAGCGCGCAAAGACAAGGTATTTTACTATACGCCGCGGGTCAGCGAACAGGAATACGAACGCTACACCGCCGAAAGTCTGGTCGACCGTGTCTTTGGCGGGAGCGCCAAAAACCTAATGGCATCGCTGGCACGCGGCGGCAAGCTGACCGAGCGCGACGTGGCCGAGCTGCTGGAAATGCTGGAACGGGGGGAGTTCGATGGCTGA
- a CDS encoding M56 family metallopeptidase — MADWAKVLLTLSVSGGVLTLLLLALRPLLRRTPTLRYYLCLVVLLRLILPFSPEGSLMQRLFDREPETVQTAAVPLDRNPVVDMPEANLPATTPVQTTQTQEDIGTMTPSEPQMPVAEPAVPFAWVREHGLLILGIIWAAGTLGVLLSAWVGLGAFARRMKRTAHPARESEQARLVALCGKRRMPRLRRSSAVTAPVTMGLFRPCIVLPEREYDAAELDCILAHEYTHIRRRDIAYKWLALLVGAVHWFNPLVWLLRREIDRVCELSCDAAVARRMDPEQRTAYCRTLLRAAVPQAFSLPRVGLGGGKQDMKERMANIMTQGKASKWKRALGGLCAMAVCTAAVVLGAASLPKQAEAEEQTLENAISLDMAQADQNEVRKILEDWVEAYQKNTPETQLDRMTDRIREENPQGGALIGALLGQDYTLERCYIAGNGTVEGGVEVVLHYQLSDPEPSLFYATEHLGLTKELGEWKVSLDTCLDYTSVTGSEDLQSALAGFGEDETDGAITVPQMDETQMDAARKQAEAGDTCYTDRLTAGANFLHLTGGEAFEFGGEVYYIWPAGGMVRLDMAQVGDIWMVERVAINPLPFSPQDAQTLVAEGAPWEAEITYEGLCPDADDIWYLFSVNDGEQRYEVCAANGMLRSYREERWVYPVTKERKIKHQHTDQPVAGTYAWEGLYYVSQYEAAPIPVMLVRDESDPTRLWYQYGEEGTLYPAQISGNIAYDEQNDITILYYQHAPAIWIQKNSGERDAQFAYPAWTEYYTKTDDMWSPQMQDVKKLLEAKLQTQHQNDDTFRLSDGDIIDIDGISYYRIQETSNSTNNTYAYSRVSGVFFRLSDGVLLYNADGAGYRPA; from the coding sequence ATGGCTGATTGGGCAAAGGTGCTGCTGACCCTCAGTGTGTCAGGCGGCGTGCTGACCTTGCTGCTGCTGGCGTTGCGGCCACTGCTGCGCCGCACCCCGACACTCCGGTATTATCTGTGTCTGGTCGTGCTGCTGCGGCTGATACTGCCGTTTTCGCCCGAGGGGAGCCTGATGCAGCGGCTGTTCGACCGGGAACCCGAAACCGTGCAGACGGCGGCTGTGCCGCTCGACCGCAACCCGGTCGTGGATATGCCCGAGGCCAATCTTCCGGCAACTACACCGGTACAGACCACACAGACGCAAGAGGACATCGGCACTATGACCCCATCCGAGCCGCAAATGCCCGTCGCCGAACCGGCGGTGCCGTTTGCCTGGGTGCGGGAGCATGGTTTGCTGATTTTGGGTATTATCTGGGCGGCAGGGACACTTGGGGTGCTGCTGTCCGCCTGGGTGGGGCTTGGTGCCTTTGCTCGGCGCATGAAGCGCACCGCTCATCCGGCGCGGGAGAGTGAACAGGCCCGTCTGGTTGCCTTATGCGGCAAGCGGCGCATGCCGCGTCTGCGGCGCAGTAGCGCGGTGACTGCACCGGTCACGATGGGACTATTTCGGCCCTGTATCGTGCTGCCCGAGCGGGAGTATGACGCCGCCGAACTGGATTGCATCCTCGCGCATGAGTATACCCATATTCGTCGCCGGGACATTGCCTACAAATGGCTGGCACTGCTGGTGGGAGCGGTGCACTGGTTTAACCCGCTGGTCTGGCTGCTGCGGCGCGAAATCGACCGCGTCTGCGAGCTGTCCTGCGACGCGGCGGTCGCCCGGCGGATGGACCCCGAACAACGCACCGCATATTGCCGTACACTGCTGCGTGCAGCGGTTCCGCAGGCGTTTTCGCTGCCCCGTGTGGGGCTGGGCGGCGGAAAACAGGATATGAAAGAAAGGATGGCGAACATCATGACACAGGGAAAGGCATCCAAATGGAAACGTGCCCTTGGCGGCTTGTGTGCGATGGCAGTCTGCACGGCAGCCGTTGTACTGGGAGCAGCCAGCCTGCCCAAGCAGGCAGAAGCCGAGGAGCAGACATTGGAAAACGCGATCTCGCTTGACATGGCACAGGCCGACCAGAACGAAGTACGGAAAATCTTAGAAGACTGGGTGGAAGCCTATCAGAAGAACACGCCGGAAACCCAGCTGGACCGGATGACCGACCGCATCCGCGAGGAGAACCCGCAGGGCGGCGCGCTGATTGGCGCGCTCCTGGGACAGGACTATACACTTGAACGCTGCTATATCGCGGGCAACGGCACGGTCGAAGGCGGCGTGGAAGTGGTGCTGCATTATCAGCTCAGCGACCCCGAGCCCAGCCTGTTCTATGCGACCGAGCATCTGGGCCTAACCAAGGAGTTGGGCGAGTGGAAGGTCAGCTTGGACACTTGCCTGGACTACACGTCGGTAACTGGTTCGGAGGATCTGCAATCGGCGCTTGCGGGCTTTGGCGAAGATGAAACGGACGGCGCCATCACAGTGCCCCAGATGGATGAAACCCAGATGGACGCGGCGCGCAAGCAGGCCGAGGCAGGCGATACCTGCTACACCGACCGACTGACAGCTGGCGCAAATTTCCTGCACTTGACCGGCGGCGAAGCGTTTGAATTTGGCGGTGAGGTCTATTATATCTGGCCGGCTGGCGGCATGGTGCGGCTGGACATGGCGCAGGTAGGCGACATCTGGATGGTGGAGCGCGTCGCCATCAACCCGCTGCCGTTCAGCCCCCAGGATGCGCAGACGCTGGTCGCCGAAGGCGCACCTTGGGAAGCTGAGATCACCTACGAAGGACTGTGTCCGGACGCGGACGATATCTGGTATTTGTTCTCGGTGAACGACGGCGAGCAGCGGTATGAGGTTTGCGCAGCCAATGGCATGCTGCGTAGCTATCGAGAGGAACGGTGGGTCTATCCGGTGACCAAAGAACGGAAAATAAAACATCAGCACACCGACCAGCCGGTTGCGGGCACCTATGCCTGGGAAGGGTTATATTATGTCAGCCAGTATGAGGCAGCCCCCATTCCGGTGATGCTCGTGCGCGACGAGAGCGACCCGACCCGGCTGTGGTACCAATACGGTGAAGAAGGGACCTTGTATCCGGCGCAGATCTCGGGCAATATAGCGTATGACGAGCAAAATGACATCACGATTTTGTATTATCAGCATGCGCCCGCCATCTGGATTCAGAAAAATTCCGGGGAAAGGGATGCACAGTTTGCTTATCCAGCCTGGACCGAATATTACACCAAGACCGACGATATGTGGAGCCCGCAGATGCAGGATGTCAAGAAGCTGCTGGAAGCCAAGCTGCAAACCCAGCACCAAAATGACGATACCTTCCGCCTGTCGGACGGTGATATCATCGACATCGATGGGATTTCGTACTATCGCATTCAGGAAACCTCGAACTCGACCAACAACACCTATGCGTACAGCCGCGTGAGCGGTGTGTTCTTCCGGTTATCGGATGGCGTACTGCTGTACAATGCGGACGGTGCCGGTTATCGACCTGCCTGA
- a CDS encoding TIGR04086 family membrane protein, protein MKKVENAPIGQILGFPVLFGLGATLILMAVGSFAVLSGKAEAGQVPMLTLVCLAIGDLCASMLAARRAARSRLLWGMAAGLVLFACLVVLSLVWLGQAISVPRVGINFAVTAVSSLCGGMLGASMKRKKHRKS, encoded by the coding sequence ATGAAAAAAGTAGAAAACGCCCCCATCGGCCAGATCTTGGGCTTTCCAGTCCTGTTTGGCCTGGGCGCTACCTTGATCCTCATGGCGGTCGGATCGTTCGCGGTTTTAAGCGGAAAAGCAGAAGCGGGACAGGTGCCCATGCTGACGCTCGTCTGCTTGGCGATCGGTGATCTGTGCGCGTCCATGTTGGCAGCCCGCCGGGCTGCGCGGAGCCGCCTGCTTTGGGGCATGGCGGCAGGCCTTGTGCTCTTTGCCTGCTTGGTTGTACTGAGTTTGGTCTGGCTGGGCCAGGCGATCAGTGTGCCGCGGGTGGGCATCAATTTCGCTGTCACAGCGGTTTCTTCCCTGTGCGGCGGCATGCTCGGCGCGAGCATGAAACGCAAAAAACATCGGAAATCTTAA
- the yajC gene encoding preprotein translocase subunit YajC: MVLLTQMPSASDYGSILTSFAPLILLFVVFWFFLIRPQRKRDKAEKEMRNSIQVGDEISTIGGFIGKVVSIKDDVIVIESSADRTKLKLYRWAIRGKEAAPVEKVEEPKQ, translated from the coding sequence ATGGTGTTGCTTACGCAGATGCCGAGCGCGTCCGATTATGGCTCCATTCTGACCAGTTTTGCGCCACTCATCCTGCTTTTCGTTGTATTCTGGTTTTTCCTGATTCGTCCGCAGCGGAAGCGTGACAAGGCGGAGAAGGAAATGCGTAATTCCATCCAGGTCGGCGACGAGATTTCGACGATCGGTGGTTTTATCGGTAAGGTCGTTAGCATCAAGGATGATGTGATTGTCATTGAATCCTCGGCCGACCGCACCAAGCTCAAGCTGTATCGCTGGGCGATCCGTGGCAAGGAAGCTGCTCCGGTGGAAAAGGTCGAAGAGCCGAAACAGTAA
- a CDS encoding DUF6320 domain-containing protein — protein sequence MQRCPHCKVTIAGHKTCCPLCGGTLIGTPEPETEVFPVLEKPPVSGGFVLRILALLAIVVSVTCLFINFELYPEVWWSFFVVMGAGCVWLTVAIGVKHRRDPMQSIGWQVVVIPILSILWDHLTGWNRWSLDFVLPCVCVVGMLMVLALALCMRMPVHAFAGVFVGVCLVGLVPFLLLVLGQMDFRIPSLISSGVAIILLAGLLLLQWRTVRSEISRRLHL from the coding sequence ATGCAACGATGTCCCCATTGCAAAGTGACGATCGCCGGGCATAAAACATGTTGCCCCTTGTGCGGCGGCACATTGATTGGCACCCCGGAACCGGAAACCGAAGTCTTCCCGGTTTTGGAAAAACCTCCGGTGTCCGGCGGGTTTGTGCTGCGGATTTTGGCTCTGCTGGCGATCGTCGTCAGTGTCACCTGCCTATTCATCAATTTTGAACTGTATCCCGAAGTCTGGTGGTCGTTTTTTGTTGTGATGGGTGCAGGCTGTGTTTGGCTTACGGTTGCCATTGGTGTCAAACACCGCCGCGACCCCATGCAGAGCATCGGCTGGCAGGTCGTCGTGATTCCTATTCTGTCCATTTTGTGGGACCATTTGACCGGATGGAACCGGTGGTCGTTGGATTTTGTCCTGCCGTGTGTGTGCGTTGTCGGTATGCTGATGGTTTTGGCACTGGCGCTTTGTATGCGGATGCCGGTGCATGCTTTTGCCGGCGTGTTTGTCGGAGTCTGCCTGGTTGGTCTGGTGCCGTTTCTGTTGCTGGTGTTGGGACAAATGGATTTCCGCATCCCGTCGCTAATTAGCAGCGGTGTCGCGATCATTCTTTTGGCCGGGCTGCTGCTCCTACAATGGAGGACCGTTCGATCCGAAATCAGCCGTCGGCTGCATTTATAG
- the scfB gene encoding thioether cross-link-forming SCIFF peptide maturase: MIHRYSKKGINFLLDVNSGSVHVLDDVTYALSGLVDASMGETCPAEYVDKLSQFPADEVRAAYAELYELKKAGQLFADDDYIDVSRYIPTDAPVKALCLHVAHDCNLRCKYCFASTGDFGTGRKIMPVEVAKKAIDFVIARSGARRNIELDFFGGEPLMAWDTVTQTVDYARSREAETGKKFRFTITTNGILLDADKIDYINKNMDNVVLSLDGRAEVNDHFRKTVNGGGSYDIIVPKFQKLVEGRGDKDYYARGTFTGKNLDFANDVLSIADAGFPSLSVEPVSAEDGCGYEITEKDLPAIFAEYDRLADIMEERKKQGKPFTFFHFMVDLNQGPCVVKRLRGCGAGYEYVAVTPDGDIYPCHQFVGKEEFKQGNVLEGTFDLDIAQRFASMNIYTREKCRDCWAKFYCSGGCSAANYNMNGDMNIPYELGCEMERKRLECAIYLKAAEQMEEDL; the protein is encoded by the coding sequence ATGATCCATCGATATTCAAAAAAAGGGATTAACTTTCTGCTGGATGTCAACAGCGGTTCGGTCCATGTGCTGGACGATGTGACTTATGCCTTGTCCGGCCTGGTGGACGCCTCCATGGGAGAAACCTGTCCTGCGGAATATGTGGACAAGCTGTCCCAGTTCCCGGCCGATGAGGTCCGCGCCGCCTATGCGGAGCTGTATGAACTGAAAAAAGCCGGCCAGCTGTTTGCCGACGACGATTATATCGACGTCAGCCGCTATATTCCGACCGATGCGCCGGTCAAGGCGCTGTGTCTGCATGTGGCGCACGACTGCAATCTGCGCTGCAAATACTGCTTTGCTTCGACGGGCGACTTCGGCACAGGTCGCAAGATCATGCCAGTCGAAGTCGCGAAGAAGGCAATCGATTTTGTCATTGCCCGTTCGGGTGCACGGCGCAACATCGAACTGGACTTCTTTGGCGGCGAGCCGCTCATGGCCTGGGACACCGTGACCCAGACGGTCGATTATGCCCGTTCGCGCGAAGCGGAAACCGGTAAGAAGTTCCGCTTTACCATCACGACCAACGGCATTCTGCTCGATGCCGACAAGATCGATTACATCAACAAGAACATGGACAATGTGGTCCTGTCGCTTGACGGCCGCGCCGAAGTGAATGACCATTTCCGCAAGACGGTCAATGGCGGCGGCAGCTATGACATCATCGTGCCCAAGTTCCAGAAGCTTGTCGAAGGACGCGGCGATAAGGACTACTATGCCCGCGGTACCTTTACCGGCAAAAACCTGGACTTTGCAAACGATGTATTGTCCATTGCGGACGCCGGTTTCCCGAGCCTGTCGGTTGAGCCGGTTTCGGCCGAGGACGGCTGCGGGTATGAAATCACCGAAAAAGACCTGCCCGCCATCTTTGCCGAGTATGACCGCCTGGCCGATATCATGGAGGAACGCAAGAAGCAGGGCAAGCCGTTTACCTTCTTCCACTTCATGGTCGATCTCAACCAGGGGCCGTGTGTGGTCAAGCGTCTGCGCGGCTGCGGCGCCGGATATGAGTACGTCGCGGTAACACCGGATGGCGACATTTATCCGTGCCACCAGTTTGTCGGCAAGGAAGAATTCAAGCAGGGCAATGTGCTCGAGGGCACGTTCGATCTGGACATCGCGCAGCGTTTTGCGTCCATGAATATTTACACGCGCGAGAAGTGCCGTGACTGCTGGGCGAAGTTCTATTGCAGCGGCGGATGCAGCGCGGCCAATTACAATATGAACGGAGATATGAACATCCCGTACGAATTGGGCTGCGAAATGGAGCGGAAACGCTTAGAATGTGCAATCTATCTCAAAGCTGCGGAGCAGATGGAGGAAGATTTGTAA